The window AAATTTACGGCGGCTTTGATTTGATGCTTTTTGCGGAACGGACATCATTTCCATAAGCATTTTTTCTATTTCGCTTCTATTGTTACTTAAATAAGATTTTTTTAATTTTTCAATTTGATTTATACCCTTATCCGGATTTTTTAACTCTTCTATAGTATCGTTTAAAATATCAAGCTGCTCTTCAAAGGTGCCTAACGATAAAATTTTCAACTGCGAAGCGACATCTTCCAAGCCTTCGATTTTTTTATCTTTTGCACGGGTCATAAGATATAAGTCTATGCTTTCCGCACTGTTAAGGCCGGCTTTTTGATATATGAGCTCCGTTACACCTACAGTTAAAACCCACGGGTCAAGCATAAAAAGAACGTTTGCTCTTTCTTCTCCGAATTCGGTTTTTAAAAGCTCCGCATCTTCTTTCGATAAAAAATTTTGCAGATTTTTTTCAGGTTCCATATTGATATGGCTGAGTATTTTCCGCTGCATTTGTGCGGGAACGGACATCATCTCTTTCAATCCCCCGATTTCGCTTACAAGTCTGCCTGAGGAATCGAAGGCTTCCAAAATTCTTTCTTCCAGCGGAAAAAAGTTGCGGTCTGCAAAATGAATTGTTCCTAAAATAAAAATCGAAGCATTATCTTTTTTTATTTCCCAAAACATTCTTTCGGGGTGTTCGATTAAAACAGCTTTTACATTATGTTCTTCTTTTTTGTCAGAGGTTGCACAGCTTATAAAAACACAGGTCAATACAATTGCAAAAAGAATTCTTTTAAAAAGGTTAAAGTGTTTCATAGTTTCTCCTATATTTAAGTATTGGTTATTTTATATTTTTTTATAAATTTTACCGGTCGGTATGTCATTTTTGCCTGTCTGAGACCCTCGTCTCCCAAGTCCTGTTCTCTGTTTATAAATTCGATATATTCGGGTAAATATCTTGCAAAAGCATAATTTATATACTGAAAACTTCCCTTATATGAGGCATCGGCTTTTTCAAATAAGATAACCGCCGTTTTATTATTTTGAGTAATTTCCGCAATAGTCCACGCTACAGGTTCATTCCAAACATATAAAACAATACCCGGCATTGCCGACCGCGGGAATATATCAAGTGCGTCCAATGCCGCATAATAATCGGAATTTTCAGGGGTTTTATCGGTAAGCGATTCCGCCCAAATTTCCAATATTTTTCTTGCGTCATCTATATTTTCCAAGGTAAGGGGTTCAATACGGATATTTTCATAGGTTTTTTCAAATTTATTTATATGCGTTTTCTTTTTGTGAAAATCTTTTCCTGCAAGTTCGGCAAGATTTTTTCTTAAATAAATATAGTCGAAGTTATCCCTATCCTCTTCGATTTTCAGATTTTTAAAATAGGGAAGCTCAAATACTGTCCGGTTATTATCCAAAAACGATTTTGAAAGAATCGTCCAGTTTTTGTACTTTTCTAAAAGCTCTTTTGTTATTTCTACATTTACGGTACAGCACGGAGTTATAAAAAAAGGCTCTCCCTTATATTCTCCGGTTATAATTAAGAGCTTTTCGGTTTTTGAAATTCTATATTTATACGTTTCTCTAAAAAGATATAAATTCATAAATGTGAGTTCGGAAATTCCGTCCGGTAATTTTCTCAAATAAAATTCTATTTCATTTTGCATATCGACGGAAATCCGGGCAAACTCAGGGTATTCTGGAATATTCATAGATATATCCTACTGCTTTTAGTCGAAAACGGCAATAGGTTTAAACGAAATAATTTATATGCAGTTGTATTTTTTAAAATTTATCTGTATAATATTTATACGGAGGATTTTAAATGAAGAATCTATGTTTAAAAATATTCGTACTTGCAAGTTTTGTAAGTTTTATGTACGGCTGTAAAACGGCTCCCGCCTCTCCTGCAAAAAAAACATCCGGCTCAGGTAAAATTGCCGTAAAATCGGTAACGTGGATAATTGAAAATCTTGATACATCAATTTGGAACGGCACGTTAAAAACCGGAGGACAAATGTTCGTAAGTTTTTTTATTTCTTATTCGGGTTCGTTTAATACGTCCGATATAGAAAAACTCACTGTAGAATCTCCTGAGGATATGTGGATTCTTAACTCGGCACAGCTGGAAAAAATTACCGAAATAGATGATAATTTAAAAATTGCCGCCGTTAAGCGTTTACAATGCGGCGAAGGAAAAGGTGCGGTAGCTTTAGGTAAATGGAAAGTAATGCTTACCGATACGAGCGGCGGTGTATATGAGCAAATGCTTGATATAACAGGTTTTGAAAAAAAGGCGGAAGATAAAAAATCCGAAGAAAATTCCGCGAATATTCTTGAAAAAAGCGGAAAAGAAGAGGTAAAATTCATTGTTCCGTCAAGTTCCGGAAAAAACGAAATTGCAGCTTTGGCAATGCCTATAATAAAATCGGTTTCCAGAGATGAAAATTCGATTGAAATTTTCTTTTCGGTAAATGACGGCAGAATTAAAAACGGATATTTTTGGTTCGATGTTCCCGGCGAAAAATATTATAAAGACTCCGGGTCTATGATAGATGCTTCGGGCAATCCGGTAAACGGCTGCCGTGTATTTTCTACAGACGGAAAGGATTGCCGCTATATTTTGCGTAAAGATGCCGATAATGCGGAGTGGTTCGATAAAATTACCGCCTGTTTTTTTGTTGTGTCCGATACGAACCGGGTATCTTCTCCTTGGGAAGAAAGAAACAGAACGGTTAGCGCAAAAGCGGAAGTAAAATAATATATTCGGAGAATTAAAATGCGAAAGCGATTATATAAATCTTCACAAAATAAAAAAATATGCGGTGTGTGTGCCGGTCTGGCGGATTATTTTGACATTGACGTAGTTTTAATACGTATTATTTGGGCCGTAGCCGTTTTTGTTTTCGGAAGCGGTATTTTGGTATATATAATTGCCGCAATTATTATGCCTTATGACACGGACATAAATGACGGCGATAATACGGAGTATGAATACGCTCCTAAAGATTAAAGTTTAAAGCCGGCGTTGACCGGCTTTTTTACTGTATTTATGCTAAAGCTATTTTTTTTTCTGCCGATAAACGAAACGAGTTATGTTTATTTATTATACGGAGGGTGGGTATGAGCTATAACAGTCAAGCGGTTGCGGCATATAAAGAAGTCAAAGTAAAAACCGCAAGTCAGGGGTCTCTTATTTTAATGCTTTACACTGAAGGAATTAAGCAAATAAATTCCGCAATAGAAAAAATGAGAGTTCCTAAAATCCCTGCAAAAGATATAGAAAAAATCAACAATCACATTTTAAAAGCTCAAGATATTATTACCGAGCTTATGGCTTCGCTTGATTTGGAAGCGGGCGGAGAAATCGCTAAAAATCTTCTTTCCATTTATTCTTATTTTAATCAACAATTATTAACGGCAAATTTAAAAAAAGATTATAAACCCCTTCTTGATGTTAAAACGATGATGGAAGAATTGGAAAAAGTATGGAGCCAAATTATTTCTACACAACCGGCTCCCGCCAATGTTTCCGCCCCTGTAGGCATAAATATTGCAGGTTAGGAGATTAAAATGAAAAAAGAATTGACAAAAAAAGAAGTTGAACAGCGCGTAGCCGTTTTAAAGCGGTTTAAAGAGCTTTTACAGGACCAAAGAAAAAAATTCAGCGAGTACCTTATTGTACTTGAAACCCAAGAGCGGTGTATCGGAGATGAAAACATAGATGCAATCGTTCATCATACCGAACTTGAACAGGAAATTATAGGAGATATTTTTACTATTCAAAAAGTTATCGACCCTATAGAAAAAATGTATAAATTCGGTTTGCCTGAAAAAGAAGATGATGAAGTTATACGCTTAAAATCGGATTTGGATAAACTGCAAGCCTGTGTTTTAACTCAAAACAAAAAAAACAGGGAGCTTTTACAATCCCGTATGACGGTTTTAAAACAGGAAATTATTTCTATGAAACCGGTTTATACATTTACATCTACAGCTTTTAGAGAAAAAGAGCATTCCGCCGCCGTTATAGATATAAGCGTTTAAATTAAACTTAAACCGTAAAAAAGCCGGTTAAAAGGACTCGAACTTCGGCGGAAATCGGTTATTGTAATACCCTATTGTTAGGCTTTACCTTAAAAGAAAAGTTTATTTTATAAGATTGTAATTAGCTTTCTTTTTTGTTATACTTATTTTTATATGACAAGAATAAATTACGGAACGACGCCTTGGGGTGAGTGGTTTTTGGATATGCTTAAATCTTACGACGATTCCGGGCGGCTTTCCCGCGGTAAAACCTATGCCAATACGGGAAAGGTAACCTCGCTTGTCGTAAAAGAGCGTACAGTCGCCGCAAAGGTTAAGGGAAACTTTTCGCCGTGGTACCATGTTTATCTTAAATTTCCCCCTCTTTCCAAAACCGGTGAAAAGGCAATAATCTCGGTTTTGGAAAAAAAATCCCATTGAACTTGCAGGATTGCGTGCAGGTATTATGAGTCCCGCTTTAATCGAAACTTTAAAGAAAAAAAAAGTCCGACTTATTCCCGCCCGTTGGAATTTAATTGAACGGGAATGCACTTGCCCCGATTACGGAGACCCGTGTAAACATATTGCGGCGGTTCTTTTTTTGCTGGCAAAAGAAATCGACCACGACCCGCGCCTGTTATTTAAACTTGCAGGGTTTGATTTATCTTCCGTAAATACGCCGGAAGATTTTACGGAAACTCAATTTGTCCCGTTACAGGAGCAGCCCGTACCGCTCGCTTTACGTAAAACACGGTTAAAAAAGACGGGTTTGAAAAAAAATACAGCCGAAAACGGCGGAATAAAAACAGCCTCTTCAAGCGTTTTTGACCTTGAAAATGATACGGAATTTAAGTCCGAAAAACCGCTTCGCTTTGAATTGGGAGAATCATACCTTCCGCTTATTACAAACATCTTACCCCCGGAGCCCGCATTTTCTTCTTCAGATTTTATAATTAAACTGACGGAATTTTACCATAAAGCGGTGTTTAATTACGGCCTTAATATCTATGAAAACGAAGCGAAAAAAATAAAACGTTCTTATTTACAATTTAACGAAAAAGAAAATCCTATAAATCCGTACTTGTTTTCAACAATAAAAGTAAATACCGACAATCTTAACTTAAACGATAACGAATTTCCCCTTAAGCCTAAAACTTATGTTACGCTTAATATTCAGACTGCGGAACAAACCGCACTTACGCTTACTCTTTTGCAAGCTGCGGAGCTTTTTGAAGGACGAACGGAAGGCGTTGAAATAAGCGGGAGCTGTAAAACCCTTCTTTCATTTTATGCTCTTACAGGAAAACTGATTCAATCTTCCGCATTTATACCGGCGGTTTTTACGGTAAAAAAAAGGTTAAGCATATTTTGGAAGCCGCTTTCTTCTTCATCTGAAATAAAAAAAGATATTGAAGCCTTTGCGGCCTGCCTTACGGAAGAATTTTTCAGCCCCGTAAAAGTTTGGGGCAAGCTGTATTGTGCGGAACTTTTACTTACGGCCTTTTTAACCGAATATGCTTTTTCGCTCAAGTTTATGCCCAACCGAGCTTATTCAAAAGATAAGGAAACGGATTCACTCTTTTTTTCGGGTATGGAAGCTGATATAAGTATTCCGGGTAACAGAAATTTGGATACGGTTATTTACTCGTGGCTTTCGGTTTTAAATTACGGCAATTGCGGTTATGAGTACAGGCTTACTCTTTCTCAAATTAAAGAAGGGGAAATGTTTTCGCTTTCCGCCCTTGTCCGAAAGCTGCCCGAAAATAAACCGGAAGAACTTGAAGAACAAACTCCTAAAGATTATGCCGAAAATTTTTCGCTTAAAGCGGAGTACATTCCGCCGCCCTTTGTAGAACTTAATGTTGCCGCAAAAAATTCCAAAACACCCGATGAACTTTTACGCTTTCCGGCAGCTCTTGCAGCATATCTTCCTTCTCTTTCTATTCTTGCCGCAAAAAAATCGGTAATACTTTCGCTTGAAGATACCGGCTTATTTTTACAAAAATCCGCAAAACTTTTGCAGCGTTTCGGAATCGATATTGTCCTTCCTAAAAGTTTAAAGACGCTTTTGCTGCCCAAACCGGTTATAAAAGTAGAAAAGGTAAAGGGAGCCGGTAATGTCGTATCGTTTTTAAATATGAACGATATGCTTGAATATGACCGTGCCGTTATATTAGGCGATACCGTTTTAAGTTATGAAGAATTTAAAAGTTTGTTTGAAAAAAAGGCGGGACTTGTAAAATTTAATGATGAATTTATTTTGCTTAATCCCGAAGAAGTTGCAAAAATGCTTGAAAGGTTTGAAAACCCGCCTGAAAAAAGCGAGGTTTTACAGGCATTTTTTTCAGGTGAAATTGTATGTTCAAAATCGGCAAAAGAATTGCTTGATTCCGTTTTTAAAGAAACCGATATCACCGTACCGCATAATTTAAAGGCGGTGTTACGTCCGTATCAGGAAAAAGGATTCCGCTGGCTTTATGCGAATATAAAAAGCGGATTCGGTTGTTTGCTTGCCGACGATATGGGGTTGGGAAAAACGGTGCAAATTATAAGTCTTATTTTAACTTTTAAAAATTCGGGAGAGCTTGATAATCCCGTTTTGGTTATAGCACCTGCAAGTTTACTTTTAAACTGGGAACACGAAATTAAAAAATTTGCACCGAATCTTTTAATTTCAGTGTATCACGGTAGTAAAAGAAAATTTAAAAGAAATGCAGACGTAATAATTACGACTTATCAAATAATACAAAAAGATGTGGAAAAAATAAAATCCGAAAAAATTTTTTGTATTGTTTTGGACGAGGCTCAGGCAATTAAAAATTCGGGGTCAAAAAAATCGAAGGCAATTAAGGCGATAAAAGCGGGCGGAAAAATTGCATTAACCGGTACCCCCGTAGAAAACAATCTTGAAGATATGCGCTCCATTTTCGACTTTTTCTTTCCGGGTTATTTAGGCACCGCCGACGACTTCAGAAAAAAATGGCGTATTCCCATTGAGCTTCATAATTCACAGGAAACGGCAAAACGTTTAAAGCAAATTACGGCACCCTTTTTAATGCGGCGGTTAAAAACGGATTCCGCCGTAATTTCGGATTTGCCCGATAAAATAATTACAAACCAATATTGTAATTTGACGGCGGAGCAATTGGCCTTATATGAGAATTTAATTGAAACCGAGTTAAACAAGGTTATAACCGCCGAAACGAAAACGGAGAGACAAGCTTATATGCTTAAACTTTTAACGGCACTAAAACAAGTATGCAACCATCCGCGCTCTTATGATAAAATAACTCCTCCCGAAATGCTGCGTTCCGGCAAGACAAGCGCCGTTATAGAATTACTCCGAGAAATTTTACGTGCGGGTGAAAAAACTTTAATTTTCAGTCAATATGTAGGAACGCTGGAAATTTTAGCTGAAATTATAAAAAGCGAATTACATACCGGCGCTCTTATGCTGCACGGACAAATGCCCGCCTCGAAACGGAAAAAAGCGGTTGACGAATTTCAAAACAATCCCGCATACAGAATATTTTTAATTTCTCTTAAAGCGGGCGGCACGGGTTTAAACTTAACGGCGGCAAATAGGGTAATTCATTTTGACCTTTGGTATAACCCCGCAGTCGAAGACCAGGCTACCGACCGAGTTTTCCGCATAGGGCAGACACGAAACGTTTTTGTACACAGATTTATCTGCACGGGAACCTTTGAAGAAAAAATAGATGCAATGATTCAAAAGAAAAGAGAAATAAGCGGTATGAGTATTTCGTCGGGTGAAACGTGGATTTCAAAATTAAGCAATGAGGAATTAACGGCATTATTTAAAAGGGAATAAGGGACAGGAGGCTTAATTGTAAAGGAAAGTTTAAGCCGTCCCGGGCTTTGTAAACGGTATCACGGTGCTTTTAAGGGGATTTTAAACGGAACAAAGCGGTTTTTATGTAAACACGGGACACCTTTAAAAAAAGGCGTCCCGTAAAAATTTTTATACTTTAAATCGATTAACTTCTTTTACCAGATTTTCAATACTGATTTTGTTCTTTTGAGTTATCTCGTTTACTTCCTGTACGGCATTGTTAATTTGAATTGCGCCTGCAGCCATTTCGTTCATACTGTCGGTAATGGAGCGGGTCAATCCGTCAAGTTTTTGCATTTCCTTGGCGACATTCTCACCGCCTATAAGCATTTCGGCGGAGCCCGCGTTTACTTGGGCCGTAATTGCATTAATATCTTCTATTGCCGTTAATACTTCTTTACTGCCGTTTTCCTGTTCTTTCATTGCTTCCATGAGCCGGCTGCTCATACTTTTTACCTCATCCGACAAACCGAAAATTGCGTTGAATTTTTCTTCAGCAGTTTTTGCCGAACCGGAAAGTATTTCAATTTCTCCGGATAAGGTTTTAAGCGTTGAAGTAATTGTTTTTCCCTGCATGGAAGACTCTTCCGCAAGTTTTCTTATTTCGTCCGCAACAACCGCAAAACCCTTTCCGGCTTCGCCCGCATGGGCGGCTTCTATTGCGGCATTCATTGCAAGCAAATTGGTTTGACTTGCTATATGTTGAATAACGGAGCTCGCTTCCAATAAGCCTCCCGATTCTTCTGCTATTTTTTGCGTTACGCTATTGGATGTCGCTATCGTCTGTTTTCCGTCTTCGGTTGCATTGCTTAAATTCTTTATTACATCGTTTGTTTTTTCAAGAATTTGCGTAATTGAACTTATGTTGGCAACCATCTGTTCTATTGCGGAAGAAGATTTTGCAACGGATAAGGTTTGTTTTTCTATATTTGTGTTAAGCTGTCGGATTGTCTGAATTATTTCTTCTATAGTTGAAACCGTTTCCGTTACGCTTGCGGCTTGAGTTAAAGCCTGATGTTTTACTCCTTCTATATTTGCACTTATTTGATGTACCGCACCTGCGGTTTCGGTCATATTGCTTGCAAGTTCTTCCCCTATATTTTTCATAATATCCGCATTGGTACTTACTTCGTGAATCGCTTTTCCGATTTTTTCGATAGTTTGATTAAAATATCTGGATAAATCGGTAATTTCGTCATTTCCCGAAACGGGCAATTGAACGGTTAAATCTCCTTCGCCGTGAGCTATATCGTTTAAAGCGTTTACGGCTCCGATTATCGGTTTTACGAGTATATGGGCTACAATAAAGACTATAACAAGGGTAAGCAATAAAATGAACAGTCCTAAAATATATATCGAATTTCTTAATACGGATATTGCACCCATAACATCGCTGACGGCGGAGCCTATAATTATACGCCAGTTATTGGATAACTTTGCATATCCTACTATAATTAAACCGCCGTAGTCGTAATACCCTACGGAATGAGCATCTTTAGTTAATATGGATTCCAAAAATGCGGCTATTGATACGAATTCGGGGTTTTGTTTTGCTTCTTCTATCAGGTTATACCGCGCGGTTACCAAGTCCATGTTTCTGTCCGCAATAATAATGCCTTTTGCATCAAACATAGAACATTCGCCGCTTTCGCCTACCGTAATGTCCTTTATAATATCCGAAAGCCAAAAGCCGCTGATAGTTGCCGCCAATACCGACATAATATTATGATTGTCATCGTAAACGGGAACCGAAACAATCATTATGACGTTTTTATCCGGTTCCGAAACGAGAGGTTCGGAAATATAAGGTTTACCGGCTTTTGCAGATTGAAACCATGTGAAGTTACCTGCAAAGGCGGTATAGCCTTCCGATGTATAGTAATAACCGTTTATATCCGCTATTTCCAATTTATTTATATCTTTATTAAGAGATGCCTCTTTATTTAAAACGGCGATTTTTTCTTTATATGTCATATCGGCATTTAAAAGAATCTTCATACGCGCCATACCCTGAAGGAATTGAACCAAAGAAGTAATTTTTCCGTCGATAATTTCCGCAGTATCTTTCGCTTTTTCACTAAGATACAATTCAACTTTTTCCGTAAGAGCTTTTTTTGAGATTTGTAAAGTTAAAAGTCCCAGTGTCAATATTGATGTGATGATTAAAAGACCGAAAACGATAAGCAGCTTTAAGCGAATAGTAAAACGCTTTTTCATTATATTCTCCTTAATTATAGATAACCTTATAAACAACACCGGAAGTCGTAGCCGAATTTTTTGCAAAAAGAATTTGCATATTTAATTTTCAGATTATTTTACCGGAGTTTTTATATTTTTCACTCGGATTATTTTATACTACTTTAAAAAAGAATACAAGATAGAAAATGATAGAATTTTTAAATTAAAGTAAATTGTAGGGGCCGACAGTAAAAAAAACGGCATAGCGGAAAAAAGGGATTAATTTTCCGTACGCCGTTTTTTTTACTTACAATAACGAAACGATTTTTTTTTCGATTTCTTCCGTTTCCGCAGTAGATTCAAAACGTTCGATAACATTTCCCGTTTTATCTACAAGGAATTTGGTAAAATTCCATTTGATTTCGGAGTTGTTTTTGTAATCGGGGTCGTTTCCGGCAATAAATTTTTTCCATAAATTCTTTTTTTTCGCCGGTAAAGCCCGCAAAGCTTTTTTTGCTTTTTAAAAAGACGTACAGGGGGCAGGCATTTGCTCCGTTTACGTCAATTTTTTGCATTTGCGCAAATTGAGTACCGTAATTTAGCGCGCAAAATTTTTGAATTTCTTCATCGGTGCCGGGAGCCTGTTTCCCGAATTGGTTACACGGAAAATCGAGGATTTCCAAACCCTTGCCGCTATATTT is drawn from Treponema pedis and contains these coding sequences:
- a CDS encoding TraB/GumN family protein gives rise to the protein MKHFNLFKRILFAIVLTCVFISCATSDKKEEHNVKAVLIEHPERMFWEIKKDNASIFILGTIHFADRNFFPLEERILEAFDSSGRLVSEIGGLKEMMSVPAQMQRKILSHINMEPEKNLQNFLSKEDAELLKTEFGEERANVLFMLDPWVLTVGVTELIYQKAGLNSAESIDLYLMTRAKDKKIEGLEDVASQLKILSLGTFEEQLDILNDTIEELKNPDKGINQIEKLKKSYLSNNRSEIEKMLMEMMSVPQKASNQSRRKFIDALLKDRNILWAEKFADYLNAGETVFVFAGAAHFLGEDSVFEQMRKNGILK
- a CDS encoding DUF2156 domain-containing protein, which encodes MNIPEYPEFARISVDMQNEIEFYLRKLPDGISELTFMNLYLFRETYKYRISKTEKLLIITGEYKGEPFFITPCCTVNVEITKELLEKYKNWTILSKSFLDNNRTVFELPYFKNLKIEEDRDNFDYIYLRKNLAELAGKDFHKKKTHINKFEKTYENIRIEPLTLENIDDARKILEIWAESLTDKTPENSDYYAALDALDIFPRSAMPGIVLYVWNEPVAWTIAEITQNNKTAVILFEKADASYKGSFQYINYAFARYLPEYIEFINREQDLGDEGLRQAKMTYRPVKFIKKYKITNT
- a CDS encoding PspC domain-containing protein — protein: MRKRLYKSSQNKKICGVCAGLADYFDIDVVLIRIIWAVAVFVFGSGILVYIIAAIIMPYDTDINDGDNTEYEYAPKD
- the fliS gene encoding flagellar export chaperone FliS, which produces MSYNSQAVAAYKEVKVKTASQGSLILMLYTEGIKQINSAIEKMRVPKIPAKDIEKINNHILKAQDIITELMASLDLEAGGEIAKNLLSIYSYFNQQLLTANLKKDYKPLLDVKTMMEELEKVWSQIISTQPAPANVSAPVGINIAG
- a CDS encoding methyl-accepting chemotaxis protein; this translates as MKKRFTIRLKLLIVFGLLIITSILTLGLLTLQISKKALTEKVELYLSEKAKDTAEIIDGKITSLVQFLQGMARMKILLNADMTYKEKIAVLNKEASLNKDINKLEIADINGYYYTSEGYTAFAGNFTWFQSAKAGKPYISEPLVSEPDKNVIMIVSVPVYDDNHNIMSVLAATISGFWLSDIIKDITVGESGECSMFDAKGIIIADRNMDLVTARYNLIEEAKQNPEFVSIAAFLESILTKDAHSVGYYDYGGLIIVGYAKLSNNWRIIIGSAVSDVMGAISVLRNSIYILGLFILLLTLVIVFIVAHILVKPIIGAVNALNDIAHGEGDLTVQLPVSGNDEITDLSRYFNQTIEKIGKAIHEVSTNADIMKNIGEELASNMTETAGAVHQISANIEGVKHQALTQAASVTETVSTIEEIIQTIRQLNTNIEKQTLSVAKSSSAIEQMVANISSITQILEKTNDVIKNLSNATEDGKQTIATSNSVTQKIAEESGGLLEASSVIQHIASQTNLLAMNAAIEAAHAGEAGKGFAVVADEIRKLAEESSMQGKTITSTLKTLSGEIEILSGSAKTAEEKFNAIFGLSDEVKSMSSRLMEAMKEQENGSKEVLTAIEDINAITAQVNAGSAEMLIGGENVAKEMQKLDGLTRSITDSMNEMAAGAIQINNAVQEVNEITQKNKISIENLVKEVNRFKV
- a CDS encoding glutathione peroxidase, translated to MNIYDFTVKDGKGKDLSLASFKGKVLLIVNTATECGFTPQYKGLEELYEKYSGKGLEILDFPCNQFGKQAPGTDEEIQKFCALNYGTQFAQMQKIDVNGANACPLYVFLKSKKSFAGFTGEKKEFMEKIYCRKRPRLQKQLRNQMEFYQIPCR